In one window of Poriferisphaera corsica DNA:
- a CDS encoding glycoside hydrolase family 127 protein — MYRFGLLMIGFYMSGLVAMESLRAADYPIVPIAFDEVRLTDEFWLPRLKLQAEVLLPHSMQEAQVGVAHLEAAAKFNRGEDVPGHRPHPFVDSDLYKVMEGAAYLLKLKPEKALEAEMDRIIDIIGEAQLEDGYLYPSHITGATKRHSHDGMGDRPYSFVIYSHELYNMGHMYEAAIAYYQATGKDKFLKLSEKNAEHINKVFFEGDRDYNGGKPVNQAPGHQEIELALVKLYRETGKRLYLDMAKKFLDIRGVTYKPSEAGLNHDEYAQQHLPVRDQREAVGHAVRAVYMYAGMADVSAILGDSSLQTSLQEIWGDIVNTRMHITGGLGAVYGHEGFGPQYELPNYDTYNETCAGIANVMMNYRLFLMTKEAKYLDVAEVSLFNNVLAGMNLKGDRFFYVNPLSTDGERAFNHGHKGRATWFGTACCPSNLARYIPQISGMIYAVDDDDLYLSLYASSETTVDISGVTVGVKQQTAYPFDGKICLTVNPANNGAKFSVRMRIPTWAGNKQFVPGELYHYADVMEKDIEIKINGESMDFNVQNGFAVIEREWSKGDVVALELPMDVRSNETIERVKANRGRVAFTHGPLVMCAEGLDQDFSFDVSRLYFEDMPKIKERQAQVGHLTQGVETIQAHLRGQALTADGQGMEDRKVRLIPYYAWSNRGLSSMAVWMPREKSLASLSSNPLNVDGEYKKLEASYTHATDTVYAIGDGDTPNGSHETSMRRWTSWPQKGQDQWVVLTLKEKKPIRSVGVFWFDDIKNNGGCAAPADWSVEYWANGGWKPLHTYITSGYETKLDQFNYVDAQHAFTTEKIRIQMKAQPERAMGILEAKLKYD, encoded by the coding sequence ATGTATAGATTTGGATTGCTCATGATCGGCTTTTATATGTCAGGATTAGTTGCGATGGAAAGTTTACGAGCTGCGGATTATCCGATCGTGCCAATTGCATTTGATGAAGTGCGATTGACAGATGAATTTTGGTTACCGCGATTGAAACTACAGGCGGAAGTTTTGTTGCCGCATTCGATGCAGGAGGCGCAGGTTGGTGTGGCTCATTTGGAGGCAGCGGCGAAGTTTAATCGTGGCGAGGACGTGCCTGGGCATCGGCCTCATCCGTTTGTTGATTCTGACTTATATAAGGTGATGGAAGGCGCGGCGTATTTATTGAAGCTGAAGCCCGAGAAAGCGTTGGAAGCAGAGATGGATCGCATCATTGATATTATTGGCGAGGCGCAGCTTGAAGACGGGTATTTATATCCATCACACATTACGGGCGCAACGAAGCGTCATTCTCATGACGGGATGGGTGACAGGCCATATAGTTTTGTGATTTATAGTCATGAGCTATACAACATGGGGCATATGTATGAGGCGGCGATTGCATATTACCAAGCAACGGGGAAAGATAAGTTCTTGAAACTATCTGAGAAGAATGCGGAGCATATCAACAAGGTTTTTTTTGAGGGTGATCGTGATTACAACGGGGGCAAGCCGGTGAATCAGGCCCCGGGTCATCAGGAAATTGAACTGGCTCTGGTCAAGTTGTACCGAGAAACGGGGAAGCGTTTATACCTAGATATGGCTAAGAAGTTTTTGGATATTCGAGGCGTGACGTATAAGCCTTCAGAAGCGGGATTAAATCATGATGAATATGCACAGCAGCATCTGCCTGTTCGAGATCAGCGTGAAGCGGTTGGGCACGCGGTACGAGCGGTGTATATGTACGCGGGTATGGCGGATGTGAGCGCGATACTGGGGGACTCGTCATTGCAGACATCGCTACAGGAGATTTGGGGCGACATTGTCAATACACGGATGCATATTACGGGTGGTTTGGGAGCTGTGTATGGGCATGAGGGGTTTGGGCCGCAGTATGAGTTGCCGAATTATGATACCTATAACGAGACGTGTGCGGGTATTGCAAACGTGATGATGAACTATCGTTTATTCTTGATGACGAAGGAAGCGAAGTATCTAGATGTTGCGGAAGTATCGTTATTTAATAACGTGCTTGCGGGAATGAATCTGAAAGGGGATCGGTTTTTTTATGTGAACCCGCTATCGACGGATGGTGAGCGAGCGTTTAACCACGGGCACAAAGGTCGCGCAACGTGGTTTGGTACGGCGTGTTGCCCATCGAATCTGGCGAGATATATCCCGCAAATATCGGGGATGATTTATGCGGTGGATGATGATGATTTGTATTTAAGCTTGTATGCGAGTTCGGAAACGACGGTAGATATCAGTGGCGTGACGGTTGGTGTAAAGCAGCAGACGGCGTATCCGTTTGATGGCAAGATTTGTTTGACGGTGAACCCCGCGAACAATGGGGCAAAATTTTCAGTACGGATGCGAATCCCGACTTGGGCTGGTAACAAGCAGTTTGTGCCGGGCGAGCTGTATCATTATGCAGATGTGATGGAGAAAGATATTGAGATAAAGATTAATGGCGAGTCAATGGATTTTAATGTGCAAAACGGCTTCGCGGTGATTGAACGAGAATGGTCAAAGGGTGATGTTGTTGCGCTTGAGTTGCCGATGGATGTGCGTAGCAACGAAACGATTGAGCGTGTGAAAGCGAATCGAGGGCGTGTTGCGTTTACACATGGACCGTTGGTGATGTGCGCGGAGGGGCTGGATCAAGATTTTAGTTTTGATGTTTCACGTTTGTATTTTGAAGACATGCCGAAGATTAAGGAACGCCAGGCGCAAGTTGGACACCTCACGCAAGGGGTGGAAACAATTCAAGCACATCTGCGTGGTCAAGCTTTGACAGCTGATGGCCAAGGCATGGAAGATCGCAAGGTCCGATTGATACCGTATTACGCTTGGAGCAACCGCGGATTGAGTTCGATGGCGGTGTGGATGCCGCGAGAGAAGTCGTTGGCATCGTTGAGTTCGAACCCTTTGAATGTTGATGGTGAATACAAGAAGCTAGAGGCGTCGTATACACATGCGACAGATACGGTATATGCGATCGGAGATGGTGATACACCGAATGGATCGCATGAGACGTCGATGAGACGATGGACGAGCTGGCCGCAAAAGGGTCAGGACCAGTGGGTTGTGTTAACGTTGAAGGAGAAGAAGCCCATCCGGAGTGTTGGTGTGTTTTGGTTTGATGATATTAAGAACAACGGTGGGTGCGCGGCGCCTGCTGATTGGTCGGTGGAATACTGGGCCAATGGGGGCTGGAAACCGTTGCATACTTACATTACCAGCGGCTATGAAACGAAGCTGGATCAGTTTAATTATGTCGATGCGCAGCATGCGTTTACTACAGAGAAGATTCGCATTCAGATGAAGGCGCAGCCTGAACGTGCAATGGGAATCCTCGAAGCAAAATTAAAGTATGACTAA
- a CDS encoding choice-of-anchor A family protein codes for MIRPTTFVKCALAASITLIATSLTQAAPLPIAGDYNTFVFGNANLTSDTQGRLAVGGDLVISNYSVGDQLTPTDIAHNSDVLVVGGSLNFNSGHIYHGNAIISAPPSQNNIPQSASIDGQYFQGAPSPIDFNAAKTALSNYATQLTHLASNGSVIQQWGGITLSGDNTSPLQIFDLNATDLLNSHTLNLNNVAQDATVLINVTGDTAGMTNMGLFGFESIRQNVLFNFADATSLTLQGIGVQGSVLAPNASLTNGQGVIWGQIILDSMQGNLQQNLASFDGDLPPIPEPTTTALLATSSLILLTRRNRKTS; via the coding sequence ATGATCAGACCCACCACTTTTGTGAAGTGCGCATTAGCCGCTTCTATCACATTAATAGCCACATCACTGACCCAGGCTGCGCCTTTGCCCATCGCAGGTGACTACAACACCTTCGTCTTTGGAAACGCAAACCTGACTTCCGACACTCAAGGCCGTCTCGCCGTTGGAGGCGATCTCGTCATCTCCAACTACTCTGTTGGCGATCAGCTCACGCCAACCGACATCGCCCATAACTCCGACGTCCTCGTCGTCGGTGGCTCGCTCAACTTCAACAGCGGCCACATCTATCACGGTAACGCCATCATCTCCGCACCACCTTCTCAAAATAACATCCCTCAATCCGCATCAATCGACGGCCAATATTTCCAAGGCGCACCCTCACCCATCGATTTCAATGCCGCCAAAACCGCACTCTCAAACTACGCCACCCAACTCACCCATCTCGCCTCCAACGGCTCAGTCATCCAGCAATGGGGCGGTATCACCCTCAGCGGTGACAACACCAGCCCACTGCAAATTTTCGACCTTAACGCTACAGATCTTCTCAACTCGCACACCCTCAACCTCAACAACGTTGCCCAAGACGCAACCGTCCTCATCAACGTCACCGGCGACACCGCCGGCATGACCAACATGGGACTCTTCGGCTTCGAATCCATCCGCCAAAACGTCCTCTTCAATTTCGCCGACGCAACCTCACTCACCCTTCAAGGCATCGGTGTCCAAGGTTCCGTCCTCGCACCCAACGCCTCACTCACCAACGGCCAAGGCGTCATCTGGGGTCAGATCATTCTCGATTCCATGCAAGGCAACCTTCAGCAAAACCTCGCCTCATTCGACGGCGACCTCCCCCCAATCCCCGAACCCACCACCACCGCACTCCTCGCAACCTCATCGCTCATCCTCCTCACCCGCCGCAACCGCAAAACCTCATAA
- a CDS encoding pyridoxal-phosphate-dependent aminotransferase family protein has product MTATELKQRLLTPGPTAVPAEVLAELAKPIIHHRTKEFQAIFAELSALLQKVFKTEGPVLSIAGSGTTAFEAAQVCLVKPNSKVITCAGGKFGERWQDVYDVYSKFLNIEQIKINFDWGKAAPVDQIKKALDENPDVSVITICHSDTSTATASDVKAIAALAQKTDALLLVDGITSVGAFECEMDNWGIDALVTGSQKAMMLPPGLGYVGLGKRALKRLDEIEHDIPAYNLDLRKWVASHAKNDVPFTPPVALIRGQKVACELILKDGLDAKIAETKKLAKASREAFVAMGLELISDSPSESVTGVYYPEGVVDGKFRAGLRDNHGIHIAGGQSGRGAKWKGKIFRISHMGYVDFADTLACFAAMEVELAAQGFAIEQGVGVTAFEAAYNA; this is encoded by the coding sequence ATGACTGCTACAGAACTTAAGCAGCGTCTTTTGACTCCCGGCCCAACCGCCGTCCCTGCAGAAGTCCTCGCCGAATTGGCCAAGCCAATCATCCACCACCGCACCAAAGAGTTTCAGGCTATCTTCGCCGAACTCTCCGCACTTCTGCAAAAAGTCTTCAAAACCGAAGGCCCCGTCCTCTCTATCGCCGGCTCAGGCACCACCGCTTTTGAAGCCGCGCAAGTTTGCCTCGTAAAACCAAATTCCAAAGTCATCACCTGTGCAGGTGGTAAGTTCGGCGAGCGCTGGCAGGACGTTTACGATGTTTACAGCAAATTCCTGAACATCGAACAGATCAAAATCAATTTCGATTGGGGCAAAGCCGCTCCCGTCGATCAGATCAAAAAAGCACTCGACGAAAACCCAGACGTCTCCGTCATCACCATCTGCCACAGCGATACATCAACCGCGACCGCGAGTGATGTTAAAGCGATCGCAGCTTTGGCACAGAAGACCGACGCGCTGTTGCTCGTCGACGGCATCACCTCCGTTGGCGCATTCGAATGTGAAATGGATAACTGGGGCATTGATGCTTTAGTGACCGGTTCGCAAAAAGCGATGATGTTGCCGCCAGGTTTGGGTTACGTTGGTTTAGGCAAACGTGCACTGAAGCGTTTGGACGAAATCGAACACGATATCCCTGCATACAACTTGGATCTGCGTAAGTGGGTTGCAAGTCATGCGAAGAATGATGTGCCGTTCACGCCGCCGGTCGCTTTGATCCGCGGTCAGAAGGTTGCCTGTGAGTTGATTTTGAAGGATGGCCTTGACGCGAAGATCGCTGAAACCAAGAAGTTGGCAAAAGCATCACGCGAAGCGTTTGTTGCGATGGGTTTAGAACTCATCAGCGACAGCCCATCTGAATCAGTGACAGGTGTTTATTACCCTGAAGGGGTTGTTGATGGCAAATTCCGTGCGGGTTTGCGTGATAATCATGGGATTCACATTGCGGGTGGTCAGAGCGGCCGCGGCGCGAAGTGGAAGGGTAAGATTTTCCGGATTTCACACATGGGTTATGTTGATTTTGCAGACACGCTGGCATGTTTTGCGGCGATGGAAGTTGAATTAGCGGCACAGGGCTTTGCGATAGAGCAGGGCGTTGGTGTGACGGCGTTTGAAGCGGCTTACAATGCGTAA
- a CDS encoding autotransporter outer membrane beta-barrel domain-containing protein, whose protein sequence is MSPVRFSRVSLLTAFCSMVMGSGLHAGWVDDSGGNWDWQNGVGPNFAIDITAGGPLNVVVASTVSGAGPQGTYGLSLGGPSFTRWLQTDQVAAVDFDGKVRLQINADHHQAFEFNNAGTNTFDMDAAGILMVHSDSTAASTSATGVMSLNPASVLDLNTLAGQIYVSSDNTTASYTNLRGIYSRHSIVADEIASTALISVDGPGGINRGIETNLGDITIGPGGSGNMAGRIVINGRRDGESESDHLARIANTSNASGMHTVKNVTIHGTLSGSIEVNTGLSGTSSNAYGIYASEAVNIGMFAESGLIEVNGQGNRVVGINALGDLHIHNELAGDILINTAGGDARGLFSDANLTIGSFSDTGLIDVVGSAEFGSGQVVAGIDGRVVEITGEMAGDITVENTLAAGYRTHGIYSGGDLTIGSVASTSRIDVTSPGRETQGLMALGSVIVAGNMDGEIIINGKRVGESDADHAARIAGSNTVMGIWARVNVDMQDALNGRIEVHAGHVSDSSYARGIFADGDVTIDSVGSTGGIIVRGDGWGANGIEAYDGVTITNEMAGTIDVIGRQGAYGIAVNGSDGINLGNVTGTISAVSTDPTYVGFALYSGAADADDSVTLSTGANIVGEIAFNGETTEDVLTLRGNGTFSDNLYDVERLVVSQDTGTGSTKDEVWHLSLADSYDETFERNMFDSIEVNYGMLGVGQTIKTDTLTVEADGGLYYRLNSDGSSNTIEAASATLKEGATIKADLDGPITGLKTYTLIDTTGGVTIDASGDVADLIYIPNTALIEFESELSIDGNDLIITASAFEELQTYADTPAKQAAESLQRAFDEDATGDAGDVLAAFQSMSEEELVEELDKISPEQSVASVNAAADTSSSFAKTLTVRTQAVGSSALASAGDEGIYAMMFSGPSMRDEDGYEFWTSGFGTLTEQDDKDGIVGYTSRAAGTLVGLDRMSEDVLMGVAFGFAHADIDANQSRGSTDLDAMMFGGYFAYAPSNWKIEGGSVYTMGLADYKRETSLGRTAEADDVMSHTFTNYVGASYDFTSADGRLVLIPNAQLTYTYFRQESYGESKAGALNLDVDSFDNDMLTAMVGMKAEYAYSEQLKINSLFAYKRDLVNDAVVVESSFQSVGSTPFKTSGIEADKNAIEIGAGVDYQVNDRMKASVDYSYEHRESLKTQNVTVGLNILF, encoded by the coding sequence ATGTCACCAGTCAGATTTTCGCGGGTATCGTTATTAACAGCTTTTTGTTCGATGGTGATGGGGTCGGGCCTGCATGCAGGTTGGGTTGATGATAGTGGCGGTAACTGGGATTGGCAAAATGGTGTTGGGCCAAATTTTGCGATTGATATCACGGCGGGTGGGCCGTTGAATGTGGTGGTGGCATCAACGGTGAGTGGTGCGGGGCCCCAGGGAACTTATGGTCTTTCGTTGGGCGGGCCTAGCTTTACACGTTGGCTTCAAACGGATCAGGTGGCGGCGGTTGATTTTGATGGCAAGGTGCGTTTGCAGATCAATGCGGATCACCATCAAGCTTTTGAATTCAATAATGCTGGTACGAATACGTTTGATATGGATGCGGCTGGTATCTTGATGGTGCACTCGGATAGCACCGCGGCTAGTACGAGCGCGACTGGGGTTATGAGTCTTAATCCAGCGAGTGTGCTTGATCTGAATACGTTGGCGGGTCAGATTTATGTGAGCAGTGATAACACGACGGCTAGTTATACGAATCTAAGAGGCATATATTCGAGGCATTCGATTGTTGCGGATGAGATTGCGAGTACGGCGTTGATCAGTGTTGATGGGCCGGGTGGTATTAATCGCGGTATTGAGACGAATCTTGGTGATATCACGATTGGGCCGGGGGGTAGTGGAAATATGGCTGGTCGGATTGTGATTAATGGGCGGCGCGATGGTGAATCCGAGTCGGATCATCTCGCACGAATTGCGAATACTTCGAATGCATCGGGTATGCATACTGTGAAAAACGTGACGATTCATGGTACGCTTAGTGGCAGTATTGAAGTCAATACTGGTTTGAGTGGTACGAGCTCTAATGCATACGGTATTTACGCGAGTGAGGCGGTGAATATTGGTATGTTTGCAGAGTCGGGATTGATTGAGGTGAATGGTCAGGGTAATCGCGTGGTGGGGATTAATGCGCTTGGTGATTTGCATATTCATAACGAGCTCGCTGGGGATATTTTGATTAATACTGCGGGTGGTGATGCGAGAGGTCTGTTTAGTGATGCGAACTTGACGATTGGTTCGTTCAGTGACACAGGCTTGATTGATGTGGTTGGTTCGGCTGAGTTTGGATCGGGTCAAGTAGTTGCGGGTATTGATGGACGTGTGGTCGAGATTACTGGGGAGATGGCGGGCGATATCACGGTTGAGAATACGTTGGCGGCTGGATACCGGACGCATGGTATTTATTCGGGTGGTGATTTGACGATTGGGTCGGTGGCGAGCACGAGCCGCATTGATGTGACGAGCCCGGGTCGTGAGACGCAAGGGTTGATGGCGTTGGGTTCGGTGATCGTGGCAGGGAATATGGATGGTGAGATTATTATCAATGGCAAACGTGTGGGTGAGTCGGATGCGGATCATGCGGCGCGCATTGCGGGCTCAAATACGGTGATGGGGATTTGGGCACGCGTGAATGTTGATATGCAGGATGCATTAAATGGCCGTATTGAGGTGCATGCGGGACATGTGTCTGATAGTTCATATGCACGCGGTATTTTTGCAGATGGTGATGTGACGATTGATTCGGTGGGTAGTACCGGCGGGATTATAGTACGTGGTGATGGGTGGGGCGCTAACGGCATTGAGGCTTATGATGGGGTGACGATCACGAATGAAATGGCTGGGACGATTGATGTGATTGGACGCCAAGGGGCGTATGGTATCGCAGTGAATGGTTCGGATGGGATTAACTTGGGAAATGTAACGGGCACGATCTCGGCGGTCTCGACGGATCCGACTTATGTTGGATTTGCACTGTATAGTGGTGCGGCTGATGCGGATGATTCGGTGACGCTATCAACGGGCGCGAACATTGTTGGGGAGATTGCTTTTAATGGTGAAACAACAGAAGACGTGTTGACGCTACGTGGTAACGGTACGTTCTCAGATAATCTTTATGATGTGGAGCGACTGGTTGTGTCGCAAGATACGGGTACGGGGTCCACGAAAGATGAGGTTTGGCATCTCAGTTTGGCGGATAGTTATGATGAAACGTTTGAGCGTAATATGTTTGATTCGATTGAAGTCAATTACGGGATGCTGGGAGTTGGCCAAACGATTAAGACAGATACATTGACCGTTGAAGCGGATGGCGGGTTGTACTATCGGTTGAATAGTGATGGAAGTTCAAACACGATTGAAGCGGCTTCGGCGACACTTAAAGAGGGTGCGACGATTAAGGCTGATTTGGATGGACCGATTACAGGATTGAAGACTTACACGTTGATCGATACGACAGGTGGGGTGACGATTGATGCATCGGGTGATGTTGCAGATTTGATTTATATTCCGAATACGGCGTTGATTGAGTTTGAATCTGAGTTGTCCATTGATGGCAATGATCTGATCATTACGGCAAGCGCGTTTGAGGAATTGCAGACGTATGCGGATACTCCTGCGAAGCAAGCTGCAGAATCGTTGCAGCGTGCATTTGATGAGGACGCAACGGGGGATGCGGGTGATGTTTTGGCGGCGTTCCAGAGCATGAGTGAAGAAGAATTGGTGGAAGAGCTGGATAAGATTAGTCCTGAGCAGTCGGTGGCATCTGTGAATGCAGCGGCGGATACGAGTTCGTCGTTTGCAAAGACGTTGACGGTTCGGACGCAAGCGGTGGGTTCATCGGCGTTGGCATCGGCGGGTGATGAGGGAATCTATGCGATGATGTTCTCTGGACCATCGATGCGAGATGAGGATGGATATGAATTCTGGACATCGGGATTTGGCACGTTGACTGAGCAGGATGATAAGGATGGGATTGTTGGGTATACGTCGCGTGCAGCAGGTACGTTGGTGGGTTTGGATCGGATGAGTGAGGATGTGTTGATGGGTGTCGCGTTTGGATTTGCGCATGCGGATATCGATGCGAATCAGTCGCGTGGATCGACGGATCTGGATGCGATGATGTTTGGTGGATATTTTGCTTATGCTCCATCTAACTGGAAAATAGAAGGCGGGTCGGTTTATACGATGGGGTTGGCAGATTACAAGCGTGAGACGTCACTTGGGCGTACAGCTGAGGCGGATGATGTGATGTCGCATACGTTCACGAATTATGTTGGCGCGTCGTATGATTTTACGTCGGCGGATGGGCGACTTGTATTGATCCCGAATGCGCAGCTTACGTATACGTATTTCAGGCAGGAATCGTATGGTGAATCGAAGGCTGGAGCGCTGAACCTTGATGTTGATTCGTTTGATAATGATATGTTGACGGCTATGGTGGGGATGAAAGCGGAGTATGCGTATAGTGAGCAGTTGAAGATTAATTCATTGTTTGCGTATAAGCGTGATTTGGTGAATGATGCGGTGGTTGTGGAGTCATCATTCCAATCGGTGGGTTCGACGCCGTTCAAAACGAGTGGGATTGAAGCGGATAAGAATGCGATTGAGATTGGCGCGGGTGTGGATTATCAGGTCAATGACCGCATGAAGGCTTCGGTTGATTATTCGTATGAGCATCGTGAAAGTTTGAAGACGCAGAATGTGACTGTGGGTTTGAATATTCTGTTTTAA
- a CDS encoding LamG domain-containing protein → MKRLIIGIIPFLILSTYLQTRLFAESYTPDSVIAYWRFEDGTTNNTLPQPSTAYDFTAVVYDESGNGNHLSSWPGSDEAMKYDADTDHSKVPQSSQRNNNAIKNNGIKPKLFTKSTTSNPSGADIETADFSNFTIEASYKPLLNNQFRTIVGRDAQLSTTNMLASLYLQITYDNRFKILFVDHDGNAHVAQTAANYVTTSKWYHLVATNDGSKLELFLYDDDNQEYTAIASTTYSSSNSNIYIGSKIGTNLWHPGGWTVGRGLYNGIHTDYAKGLIDEVRISNAVLPQSQWLQKADTAFTDTSWINPRLPDTATNEGLAPQRSIVKLGSTYYGAKNIGPVYPNNNSRLQLLQSTDGQTWSEKIIIDFLPDNSVFHDIALWAGTLPNETNPCILIAHGTKKTTDPDNNPQTDNNQSEFTINLIRIDNLNTTPTYHHFATSIDSNATNKFLGSPFIHQLSNNTLQVYYDYELPNSNDQHIVMKTFTISSTYLTPSSFRIIAARAPNNQLSRDGMPTVTTLRKDPRNNGNDTLLLAFESINEYTFKKRINDTTHHNTIAYNNVIRGIIGYNGGQTNNDWNDNWNNDNRFIIYQPTKLDNLGRPYNAYNPHIARLGNNAGPAVVAFLTDEAINSSDWPADFSYQPVHHRRGQLQFTYSTDNFNTWSSPANIHPGNTSDGSNTSYFTTLFLQEDGKLLSTLDLFNSHRVFTFTK, encoded by the coding sequence ATGAAACGCTTAATAATTGGCATCATACCTTTCCTTATATTATCTACATATTTGCAAACCAGATTATTCGCCGAATCATACACCCCCGATAGCGTTATCGCCTATTGGCGTTTCGAAGACGGCACCACCAACAACACGCTCCCACAACCGTCCACTGCATACGACTTCACCGCCGTCGTCTACGACGAGTCCGGCAACGGCAACCACCTTTCCTCATGGCCCGGCTCAGACGAAGCCATGAAATACGACGCCGATACCGACCACAGTAAAGTCCCTCAATCCTCACAACGCAACAACAACGCCATCAAAAACAACGGCATCAAACCCAAACTCTTCACCAAATCCACCACCTCAAACCCCTCAGGCGCCGACATCGAAACCGCCGATTTCTCCAACTTCACCATCGAAGCAAGCTACAAGCCTCTACTCAACAACCAATTCCGCACCATCGTCGGCCGAGACGCCCAACTCAGCACCACAAACATGCTCGCCTCACTCTACCTCCAAATTACATACGACAACCGTTTCAAAATCCTATTCGTCGACCACGATGGCAACGCACACGTAGCACAAACCGCCGCAAACTACGTCACAACCTCAAAATGGTATCACCTCGTCGCCACAAACGATGGCAGCAAACTCGAACTTTTTCTCTACGACGATGACAACCAAGAATACACCGCCATCGCATCCACCACATACAGCAGCTCAAACTCCAACATCTACATCGGATCAAAAATCGGCACAAACCTTTGGCATCCCGGCGGCTGGACGGTCGGACGCGGCCTCTACAACGGCATTCACACCGACTACGCCAAAGGCCTCATCGATGAAGTCAGAATCTCAAACGCCGTCCTCCCTCAATCCCAATGGCTACAAAAAGCCGACACCGCCTTTACCGACACCTCATGGATCAACCCCCGACTCCCCGACACCGCGACCAACGAAGGGCTCGCACCCCAACGCTCCATCGTCAAACTCGGCAGCACATACTACGGCGCTAAAAACATCGGCCCCGTATACCCAAACAATAACTCAAGACTCCAACTCCTCCAAAGCACCGACGGCCAAACATGGAGCGAAAAAATCATCATCGACTTCCTCCCCGATAACAGCGTATTCCACGACATCGCTCTCTGGGCCGGAACCCTCCCCAACGAAACCAACCCCTGCATCCTCATCGCGCATGGCACAAAAAAAACCACTGACCCCGATAACAACCCACAAACCGACAATAACCAATCCGAGTTCACCATCAATCTCATACGCATCGACAACCTCAACACCACACCAACCTATCACCACTTCGCAACAAGCATCGACTCAAACGCCACCAACAAATTCCTCGGCTCACCCTTCATCCATCAGCTATCCAACAACACACTCCAAGTCTATTACGACTATGAATTGCCCAACTCAAACGATCAACACATCGTCATGAAAACGTTCACCATCAGCAGCACATACCTCACCCCTTCAAGCTTCCGCATTATCGCCGCCCGAGCCCCAAACAACCAACTCTCACGTGACGGCATGCCCACCGTCACCACACTCCGCAAAGATCCACGCAACAACGGCAACGACACCCTCCTACTCGCTTTCGAAAGCATCAACGAATACACCTTCAAAAAACGTATCAACGATACAACCCACCACAACACAATCGCCTACAACAACGTCATCCGCGGCATCATCGGCTACAACGGCGGACAAACCAATAACGACTGGAATGACAATTGGAACAACGACAATCGATTCATCATCTATCAACCGACAAAACTCGATAACCTCGGCCGACCCTACAACGCATACAACCCACACATCGCCAGACTCGGCAACAACGCCGGCCCCGCCGTCGTTGCCTTCCTCACCGATGAGGCCATCAATTCATCCGATTGGCCCGCCGATTTCTCCTATCAACCCGTACACCACAGACGTGGCCAACTCCAATTCACCTACTCAACTGATAACTTCAACACCTGGTCCTCGCCCGCCAACATCCACCCCGGCAACACATCCGATGGCTCCAACACCTCATACTTCACAACCCTCTTCCTCCAAGAAGACGGCAAACTGCTCAGCACACTCGACCTCTTCAACAGCCACCGCGTCTTCACATTCACAAAATAA